A single genomic interval of Brevibacillus brevis harbors:
- a CDS encoding ABC transporter ATP-binding protein gives MEILRVENLSKTYGDGETAVTALNDISFSVQKGEFVAIIGPSGSGKSTLLHILGGVDTPTSGKVIVDQTDMYAMDETALAIFRRRQIGLIYQFYNLIPVLTVEENITLPLLLDGREVNQDIFSGIVETLGLQQRLKHLPNQLSGGQQQRASIGRALISSPAIVLADEPTGNLDSKNSAEIVKLLKKLHKERHQTLIVITHDENIALQADRIIGISDGRISRDEVIRR, from the coding sequence ATGGAGATTTTGCGAGTAGAGAACCTGTCAAAGACGTACGGTGATGGCGAAACAGCTGTTACTGCATTGAACGATATCTCATTTTCCGTACAAAAAGGGGAGTTTGTGGCGATCATTGGACCATCTGGTTCAGGTAAGTCTACGCTTTTGCATATTCTAGGGGGCGTTGATACGCCCACATCCGGTAAGGTGATTGTTGACCAGACGGATATGTACGCGATGGATGAAACGGCACTGGCCATCTTCAGACGTAGACAGATTGGACTTATCTATCAATTCTACAATCTGATCCCTGTCCTTACTGTAGAGGAAAATATTACCTTGCCGTTGCTATTGGACGGTAGAGAAGTAAATCAAGATATCTTTTCCGGTATCGTAGAGACTCTAGGTCTTCAACAGCGATTAAAGCATCTGCCAAACCAGCTTTCTGGAGGACAGCAGCAACGTGCGTCCATTGGCCGTGCCTTGATTAGCAGTCCCGCCATTGTATTGGCTGACGAGCCTACGGGGAATCTGGACAGTAAAAACAGTGCTGAGATTGTGAAGCTCTTGAAAAAATTACACAAAGAACGGCATCAAACCCTGATTGTTATTACACATGATGAAAATATTGCCTTGCAAGCGGACCGTATTATTGGTATTTCGGATGGCAGGATTTCTAGAGATGAGGTGATCCGGCGATGA
- a CDS encoding ABC transporter permease — MNIVNQLTLRYMKQNKSRTLVTIIGVVISVAMLTAVFSISSSFMDMMQRNAIAYSGKWQAAFLNVAGEDVAVITNADAVERYDIDQKLGFARLSNSANRVKPYLYITGHNNHDVIGVSLIDGRLPRNENELALSSQYLRTVGVSLKVGDVVTLDFGNRSLNIDGQSEALGNNDAYQSKEVFTPTITKTYTITGIVEAPDKEHEAMAAYRAFSGLSENDLEAGSPYTVSVEYKDFKGLGNDIYETSNMIASKVNGVKDQVKSNGVKVKYNRDLLLYSGISNDSHFLTTMYLAVLTVGSIILIGSVSLIYNAFAISLSERSRTLGMLSSIGATKQQKRASVFFEAAVIGVIAIPAGLFFGSIGIGVTLHLLSPFIQKIFVVSEPMRLVIEPFSMVAVILFSILTLFISAWFPAVRASGITPITAIRQTKDIEIKGKDVRTSKMTRKLFGFEAELGLKNLKRNKHHYRSTVFSLAISVILYLAASSFSLYMDKSYNMAQAPLPYDLSVYARGADLERVRSLTNELMSVQNATTKVKTQLLFDDLILNENEVTTDISSRLTLNPDGKYYMSSNIVSLDEASFAAYLQTAGIDAKKLEGDEISAILVNRFTLKEQHNFTDISQLAVQEGSEIPFTKVEGAKIRIASITDKRPPFMLHYQEDAFTVTFVVSERSFDKLRELGNDMLSQQVTSEIQFTTEQSVALENELNPIIDEYPDVHVYTTNLIEERQDAMNRATVTSVFLYGFVVLIGLICMANIINTISTGMALRKREFAMLASIGMTPKGMKKMLRFEGFFYGMKSLIYGLPISLCVMFFIYMSLSRNFEFAFTLPWANLFIAGIGVFFIVGTSILYATRKHKEQNIVESLKNENI, encoded by the coding sequence ATGAATATCGTAAATCAGCTCACCTTACGTTATATGAAGCAGAATAAGAGCCGTACCCTTGTTACAATCATTGGGGTTGTCATTTCTGTCGCAATGCTTACAGCAGTATTTTCGATAAGTAGTTCTTTCATGGATATGATGCAGCGAAACGCGATTGCCTACTCTGGCAAATGGCAGGCAGCTTTTCTCAATGTTGCAGGAGAAGATGTTGCGGTTATTACAAATGCAGATGCAGTAGAGAGATACGACATTGACCAGAAACTTGGATTTGCACGTCTTTCCAACTCTGCAAACCGCGTGAAGCCTTATTTGTATATTACTGGGCACAATAATCATGATGTAATAGGGGTGAGCCTAATTGATGGGCGATTGCCTCGGAATGAAAATGAACTGGCACTTTCATCGCAGTATCTTCGAACCGTCGGGGTAAGCTTGAAGGTTGGAGATGTAGTCACATTAGATTTTGGTAACCGTAGCTTGAATATAGATGGGCAGAGCGAGGCGTTGGGCAACAATGATGCCTATCAATCAAAGGAAGTCTTTACTCCTACAATAACGAAAACATACACCATTACAGGGATTGTTGAAGCACCAGATAAAGAGCACGAAGCAATGGCTGCATACCGTGCATTTAGTGGTCTTTCCGAGAATGATTTAGAGGCGGGTTCTCCCTACACGGTAAGTGTTGAATATAAGGATTTTAAAGGTTTAGGGAATGATATTTATGAAACGAGTAACATGATTGCAAGTAAGGTGAACGGAGTAAAGGATCAAGTTAAATCGAATGGAGTAAAAGTCAAGTACAACCGGGATCTTTTGCTTTATTCCGGGATTTCGAATGATTCCCACTTTCTTACCACCATGTATCTGGCAGTCTTAACCGTTGGAAGTATCATTCTGATTGGATCTGTCTCACTAATCTACAACGCGTTTGCGATCTCGCTTTCAGAGCGTAGCCGCACATTAGGGATGTTATCTAGCATAGGGGCAACCAAACAGCAAAAAAGGGCTTCTGTATTTTTTGAAGCCGCTGTGATCGGGGTCATAGCTATTCCGGCCGGGTTGTTTTTTGGGTCCATTGGCATTGGGGTTACTCTCCATTTGCTCAGCCCATTCATTCAAAAAATATTTGTCGTTAGCGAACCGATGCGATTGGTGATAGAGCCGTTTAGTATGGTTGCTGTCATTTTGTTTTCCATTTTGACACTGTTCATTTCTGCATGGTTTCCAGCAGTGAGGGCATCGGGAATTACACCGATAACTGCGATCCGCCAGACAAAGGATATCGAAATAAAAGGAAAAGATGTTCGAACATCCAAAATGACTCGTAAGTTGTTTGGATTTGAAGCGGAACTAGGATTAAAAAATCTGAAAAGGAATAAACACCACTATCGCTCAACTGTCTTTTCTCTTGCGATCAGCGTAATCTTGTACCTAGCAGCTTCTTCCTTTTCGTTGTATATGGATAAGTCCTATAATATGGCGCAAGCACCGCTACCCTATGATTTGTCAGTATACGCAAGAGGAGCCGATCTGGAAAGGGTAAGGTCATTAACAAATGAATTGATGTCTGTCCAAAACGCAACAACGAAAGTGAAGACCCAACTTCTTTTTGATGATCTAATCCTCAACGAAAACGAGGTTACCACAGACATATCCAGTCGCCTTACTCTTAATCCAGATGGGAAATACTACATGTCTTCAAACATTGTTTCTCTTGATGAGGCCTCTTTTGCAGCGTATCTGCAAACCGCAGGGATTGATGCGAAGAAATTGGAAGGAGACGAGATTTCTGCAATACTTGTCAATCGGTTCACCTTGAAAGAACAACATAATTTTACAGATATCTCTCAACTAGCAGTCCAAGAGGGATCAGAAATACCATTCACGAAGGTTGAAGGAGCTAAAATCCGAATTGCTTCTATCACGGATAAACGTCCACCTTTTATGCTACACTACCAGGAAGATGCTTTTACGGTGACATTTGTTGTTTCTGAACGAAGTTTTGACAAGCTACGAGAATTAGGTAACGATATGCTGTCTCAACAAGTTACCAGCGAGATTCAATTTACAACAGAGCAGTCTGTGGCATTGGAAAATGAATTGAACCCGATTATTGACGAATATCCAGATGTACATGTCTATACGACTAATCTGATTGAGGAGCGTCAGGATGCAATGAATCGCGCCACAGTCACATCCGTATTCCTATATGGGTTTGTGGTTCTCATCGGACTCATTTGTATGGCAAATATTATCAACACGATTTCGACAGGGATGGCCTTGAGAAAACGTGAGTTTGCGATGTTGGCCTCCATTGGCATGACGCCAAAGGGTATGAAGAAAATGCTACGTTTCGAAGGATTCTTTTATGGAATGAAGTCGCTTATTTACGGTTTACCGATTAGTTTATGCGTGATGTTTTTCATCTACATGAGCCTTAGCCGGAATTTTGAATTTGCTTTTACGTTGCCTTGGGCGAATCTTTTCATTGCAGGGATAGGTGTGTTTTTTATTGTGGGTACATCAATCCTCTATGCGACTAGAAAACATAAAGAACAGAATATCGTTGAATCGCTGAAGAACGAAAATATCTAA
- a CDS encoding sensor histidine kinase, with protein sequence MLKNKEIRKLCMYSVVISIIGITILWIIDWKAGIVAIAMVFLLLSCFFMFTRKRYQDISKLAYYLASVYSGQPTMDIRDNVEGELSILKNDIYKVTLTLSEQSTLLKKDKQYLADTLSNISHQLKTPLASMFVMADLLNNPSLPKEKREEFLGKIINQLKRIEWLVTSLLKLSKIDVQSVIFKKELVSVKKMINKALEPLLVPMELKNQELSFSCKEDLFVYGDENWTVEAILNIMKNGIEHTPVGGRIAISCEETPLYTQIVITDSGEGISPEDAPHIFERFYKGKNAGVDSIGIGLAMSKTILQSQNADVFMESQTGVGTTFKIKFYKQMM encoded by the coding sequence ATGCTTAAAAACAAGGAAATCCGCAAGTTATGTATGTATAGCGTAGTGATTTCCATCATTGGGATCACGATTCTTTGGATAATCGATTGGAAAGCGGGGATTGTGGCGATTGCCATGGTATTTCTGCTCCTATCATGTTTTTTCATGTTTACCCGCAAACGTTATCAGGACATCAGTAAGCTCGCTTATTATTTGGCTTCTGTATATTCTGGCCAACCCACGATGGATATTAGGGATAACGTTGAGGGTGAATTGAGTATTCTGAAAAATGATATTTATAAAGTGACATTAACGTTATCCGAGCAGTCTACTCTTCTGAAAAAGGACAAACAATACTTGGCAGATACTCTTTCGAACATCTCCCATCAACTAAAAACGCCACTTGCCTCTATGTTTGTCATGGCTGATTTGTTAAACAACCCTAGTCTGCCAAAAGAAAAGAGGGAGGAGTTCTTGGGCAAGATTATCAATCAGTTGAAGCGTATTGAATGGCTCGTGACTTCATTGCTCAAGCTGTCCAAAATCGATGTGCAGAGCGTTATTTTCAAGAAGGAACTCGTATCTGTCAAAAAAATGATAAACAAGGCATTAGAACCGCTCCTCGTCCCCATGGAATTAAAAAATCAGGAGCTTTCTTTTTCCTGTAAAGAAGACCTTTTCGTGTATGGAGATGAAAACTGGACGGTAGAAGCCATTTTGAACATAATGAAAAACGGGATTGAGCATACGCCCGTTGGGGGACGTATTGCCATTTCGTGTGAGGAAACACCCTTGTATACACAAATTGTTATTACCGACAGTGGCGAAGGGATTAGCCCAGAAGATGCTCCACACATTTTTGAACGATTTTATAAAGGGAAGAATGCAGGAGTGGATAGTATTGGAATAGGGCTAGCCATGTCTAAAACAATCTTGCAAAGTCAAAACGCCGATGTGTTTATGGAAAGCCAGACTGGTGTAGGCACAACATTCAAAATCAAATTTTACAAGCAAATGATGTAG
- a CDS encoding response regulator transcription factor, translating to MKVLVVEDDKTIADGLHYSLSSEGYEVVLCEGKQTAIETIKQQRFDIYLLDLTLPDGNGYEICEYVKENQDAPVIFLTACDDEINVVRGLDMGADDYITKPFRIRELISRMKSSLRHYQKEPTPTDKVKIGHVVVNTKLAKVYKGTEEVMLTALEYRLLLAFINSRGQVLSRNQLLEGIWDLDGNFINDNTLSVYIKRLREKLEDDSQNPKVIETVRGLGYRMSGSHA from the coding sequence TTGAAGGTTTTAGTAGTAGAAGATGACAAGACCATTGCAGATGGTTTGCACTATTCGCTTTCCAGTGAGGGTTATGAAGTAGTTCTTTGTGAAGGGAAGCAAACTGCCATTGAAACAATCAAGCAACAACGTTTTGATATTTATTTACTGGATCTAACTTTGCCAGATGGTAATGGCTATGAAATTTGCGAATATGTAAAAGAAAATCAGGATGCACCTGTCATCTTCTTGACGGCGTGTGATGATGAAATCAATGTGGTTCGAGGGTTAGATATGGGAGCAGACGACTATATCACAAAGCCGTTTCGTATCCGGGAGCTGATTAGCCGAATGAAGTCATCCCTTAGGCACTACCAAAAAGAACCCACCCCGACTGACAAAGTGAAGATTGGACATGTTGTCGTGAATACAAAACTGGCTAAAGTGTACAAAGGAACCGAGGAAGTGATGCTGACTGCTTTAGAATACCGCTTGCTGTTGGCATTCATAAATAGTAGAGGGCAAGTTCTGTCCAGAAATCAGTTGTTAGAGGGCATTTGGGATCTAGATGGAAACTTTATCAATGACAATACTCTTTCGGTCTACATTAAGCGGCTACGAGAAAAGTTGGAGGATGATAGCCAGAATCCCAAAGTGATAGAAACCGTACGCGGACTTGGCTATCGAATGAGTGGAAGTCATGCTTAA